In Flavobacterium sp. WV_118_3, one DNA window encodes the following:
- the gcvT gene encoding glycine cleavage system aminomethyltransferase GcvT, which yields MKNTALTHVHESLGAKMVPFAGYNMPVQYEGVNIEHETVRNGVGVFDVSHMGEFFLRGENALALIQKVTSNDASKLVDGKAQYSCLPNNEGGIVDDLIIYKIADNNYLLVVNASNIEKDWNWISQHNDLGVTMENASDSYSLLAIQGPKAAEAMQSLTAIDLASMPYYSFQMGEFAGVKDVIISATGYTGSGGFEIYFKNEDAETIWNNVFAAGAAFGIKPIGLAARDTLRLEMGFCLYGNDINDTTSPLEAGLGWITKFDKEFVNSANLKAQKEAGVTRKLVAFELTERGIPRHDYEIVDKDGNVIGIVTSGTMSPSLNKGIGLGYVPTAFSAVDSEIAIRIRKNDVAAKVVKLPFYKK from the coding sequence ATGAAAAATACAGCATTAACGCACGTTCACGAAAGTTTGGGAGCTAAAATGGTTCCGTTTGCAGGATATAACATGCCTGTTCAGTACGAAGGAGTTAACATTGAGCATGAAACGGTTCGTAACGGCGTAGGTGTTTTTGATGTGTCCCATATGGGTGAGTTTTTCCTTCGTGGCGAAAATGCCCTGGCTTTGATCCAAAAAGTAACGTCGAACGACGCTTCTAAATTAGTGGATGGAAAAGCACAATATTCATGTCTTCCCAACAACGAAGGCGGTATTGTGGACGATCTTATTATTTATAAAATTGCCGATAACAACTACCTGTTGGTTGTAAATGCATCCAACATTGAAAAAGACTGGAACTGGATTTCACAACACAACGATTTGGGTGTGACGATGGAAAATGCATCTGATTCCTATTCATTATTAGCCATCCAGGGGCCAAAAGCAGCCGAAGCGATGCAATCGTTAACGGCAATTGATTTGGCAAGCATGCCGTATTATTCATTTCAAATGGGCGAATTTGCCGGTGTAAAAGACGTAATCATTTCGGCTACGGGTTATACCGGATCAGGCGGATTTGAGATCTATTTTAAAAATGAAGATGCCGAAACCATCTGGAACAACGTATTCGCAGCCGGAGCGGCATTTGGAATCAAACCAATCGGATTGGCTGCCCGTGACACCTTACGTCTGGAAATGGGATTCTGCTTATACGGAAACGACATCAACGATACGACTTCCCCATTAGAAGCCGGATTGGGTTGGATCACTAAATTCGACAAAGAGTTTGTGAATTCCGCAAACCTGAAAGCACAAAAAGAAGCTGGTGTTACCCGAAAATTAGTGGCATTCGAATTAACCGAAAGAGGTATTCCACGTCACGATTATGAAATCGTAGACAAAGACGGCAATGTAATCGGAATTGTAACCTCCGGAACCATGTCGCCATCGCTAAACAAAGGTATTGGTTTAGGCTATGTACCGACTGCTTTTTCGGCAGTTGACAGCGAAATTGCGATCCGAATCCGAAAAAATGATGTAGCTGCAAAAGTGGTTAAATTACCATTTTACAAAAAATAA